Proteins encoded within one genomic window of Desulfobacterales bacterium:
- a CDS encoding amino acid ABC transporter ATP-binding protein produces MIEMKNVSKWFGDFQVLDKINETIERGQVVVICGPSGSGKSTVLKCLNGLEKFQEGDIIVDGVSLKDPATDLIKLRQKMGMVFQRFELYPHLKIIDNITIAPIKVKKMPAKDAVKRAMELLERVGIPEQADKYPGNLSGGQQQRVAIARALAMDPEIMLFDEPTSALDPEMIKEVLEVMIALAKSGMTMTVVTHEMGFAREVADEIIFMDEGRIIERGTDKTFFENPKTERARDFLNKILF; encoded by the coding sequence ATGATCGAGATGAAGAATGTGAGCAAATGGTTTGGGGACTTTCAGGTACTCGACAAGATCAACGAGACCATTGAGAGGGGCCAGGTGGTGGTTATCTGCGGGCCTTCCGGTTCAGGAAAGAGCACTGTCCTCAAATGCTTGAACGGGCTGGAGAAATTTCAGGAAGGCGACATAATCGTCGACGGGGTTTCTCTCAAGGACCCGGCAACCGATCTGATCAAGCTCCGCCAGAAGATGGGCATGGTCTTCCAGCGTTTCGAGCTTTACCCGCACTTGAAGATCATAGACAACATTACGATTGCTCCTATCAAAGTCAAGAAGATGCCGGCTAAGGATGCGGTCAAACGTGCGATGGAACTCCTGGAGAGGGTGGGGATTCCGGAACAGGCGGATAAATATCCGGGAAATCTCTCCGGTGGGCAGCAGCAGCGGGTTGCCATAGCCCGGGCGCTGGCCATGGATCCTGAGATCATGCTTTTCGACGAGCCCACCTCCGCGCTGGATCCGGAGATGATCAAGGAGGTTCTGGAGGTGATGATCGCTCTGGCCAAATCCGGAATGACCATGACGGTGGTCACCCATGAGATGGGGTTTGCCCGGGAGGTGGCAGATGAGATCATTTTTATGGACGAGGGCAGGATCATCGAACGGGGGACGGATAAGACGTTTTTCGAAAATCCCAAGACCGAACGGGCCAGGGATTTTTTGAACAAAATATTGTTCTAA